The following proteins come from a genomic window of Patescibacteria group bacterium:
- a CDS encoding SagB/ThcOx family dehydrogenase: protein MKIDPLLNYLEKNRISISQEVYKGDSLFKEYTRFPQITLPKPLPLPISFQDVLCKRKSIREYSKKHLTREQIGTLLFWSAGLFKNGDIQYVSDISERPHPSGGAKYPLELYLLILNGEGLERDVYHYNINKHTLEHLYTVDFEAITSCFEENDFFSLQSGMVILFSFIKTRNMGKYGALSYKLSFMEGGCIAQNIYLLSSALELGCCGMGMSTVPNFNEALHLDGINESIFYGCAVGNVENGNEKGK, encoded by the coding sequence ATGAAAATTGATCCTTTACTCAACTATTTAGAAAAAAATAGAATCTCTATTTCACAAGAGGTGTATAAAGGAGACTCGCTTTTTAAAGAGTATACACGCTTTCCTCAAATCACACTTCCCAAACCACTACCACTGCCCATTTCTTTTCAAGATGTACTGTGTAAACGCAAATCAATACGGGAGTATTCAAAAAAACATTTGACTAGAGAACAAATCGGGACACTTCTTTTCTGGTCCGCTGGTTTATTTAAGAATGGGGATATTCAATATGTTTCTGATATTTCTGAACGCCCACATCCTTCTGGTGGGGCTAAATATCCACTAGAATTATATTTACTTATACTAAATGGAGAAGGGCTGGAGCGTGATGTATATCATTATAATATAAATAAACATACCCTTGAGCACTTATACACAGTAGATTTTGAAGCAATAACCAGCTGTTTTGAAGAAAATGATTTTTTTTCTTTACAGTCTGGAATGGTAATTCTTTTTTCTTTCATCAAAACCCGCAATATGGGAAAATACGGGGCTTTGTCATATAAATTGAGTTTTATGGAAGGAGGATGTATTGCACAGAATATATATCTTCTTTCTTCAGCATTAGAACTTGGGTGTTGTGGTATGGGTATGAGCACAGTCCCAAACTTTAATGAAGCACTACACCTAGATGGTATAAACGAGTCAATTTTTTATGGTTGCGCAGTTGGTAATGTAGAAAATGGTAATGAAAAAGGAAAATAA
- a CDS encoding SDR family oxidoreductase: protein MKKENKYLDFSNKIVLVTGSTQGIGNTIARRFASCGAKIILNGRNQDKVDAIEKEMKRNGINSVLGVSADVGNRKEVEDMFDKIDNTFGSIDILINNAALRPLTSFESIDDKEWNEVLHTNLTGAFIVSQVAIKRMKNKKSCSITNISSIAARIPSKYYSGVHYISSKGGLISFTRGLAMEMGSTPIRVNAIVPGVIETGEERKWIYKHAAESTFLKRPGNKEEVASVCLFLASDLASYITGEIITLGGY, encoded by the coding sequence ATGAAAAAGGAAAATAAATATTTAGATTTTTCTAATAAAATTGTTCTGGTTACTGGGTCAACTCAAGGAATTGGAAACACTATAGCTCGTAGATTTGCGTCTTGTGGTGCAAAAATTATATTGAATGGACGCAATCAGGATAAGGTGGATGCCATAGAGAAAGAAATGAAACGGAACGGAATAAATTCCGTATTAGGTGTGTCTGCTGATGTTGGTAATCGTAAAGAAGTAGAAGATATGTTTGATAAAATTGACAACACATTTGGGAGTATAGACATTCTCATAAACAACGCAGCTTTAAGACCATTAACTTCTTTTGAATCTATTGATGATAAAGAGTGGAATGAAGTACTCCACACAAATCTAACAGGTGCTTTTATTGTTTCTCAAGTAGCAATAAAAAGAATGAAGAACAAGAAAAGCTGTTCAATTACCAACATTTCATCAATAGCGGCCCGTATACCTTCAAAATATTACTCTGGAGTTCATTACATTTCGTCTAAAGGAGGACTTATTTCTTTTACACGTGGTTTAGCCATGGAAATGGGCTCTACCCCTATTCGTGTAAATGCTATTGTGCCTGGCGTTATAGAAACAGGAGAGGAGAGGAAGTGGATATATAAACATGCAGCAGAATCCACATTCCTTAAAAGACCGGGAAACAAAGAAGAGGTAGCATCAGTGTGTCTTTTCCTTGCATCTGATTTAGCTTCGTATATAACAGGGGAAATAATTACTCTTGGAGGATATTAA